Proteins encoded by one window of Paenibacillus urinalis:
- a CDS encoding PAS domain-containing protein, whose amino-acid sequence MSDLITKSKHWESLFYRAPIPSALVLEENGVCVNVNKAMENWLGISSDQVNSQLTLLDIMVNPNPTEFNLVHIVQQLKTTEEMSISRRLQFVDQRGAVSTADMWISLIEEEGYVIVQFVPSPSNSPVSKVQSLEPDDMERELLEYKSLFKYNPLGVASLDLNGNLIRVNEGQCALTGHTQEELLSGHFSPLIDPDSLQKTHDHFAQAAKGIPQEYNIKMLHKSGHTFEAHVINVPIIMDGRVVGVYGITADTTENTVYLKQIENLGKQLELILNTVKDAIFGVDSEGRILYLNKAGAKLLTMNEDGVIGSRLADYLNQFNENYYPYDKNQMPIHRAILSNEAHTCVQEAVFGKEDGTTFIAEYQVHSIIDQEKKGSVVVLRDLTSMNEIMKAKDEAERAEKEKSEFLSIMSHEIRTPMNAIMGMASLLADTNLNEEQLSYAEIILSSGDSLIQTLNNILSLSKLETSRVEVQQTSFNFHDVLDEVTNLFSVQARNKGIMLTKECDQRIPHSMIGDVAKIRQILINLISNGVKFTEYGEVSIRAESVHIPGRKRVLLMVQIQDTGIGIPKHKERLLFQSFSQLDPKISRNYGGTGLGLAITKRLLELMGGSISVQSIEGKGTTFQFLLELEHF is encoded by the coding sequence ATGTCTGACTTAATCACAAAAAGCAAGCATTGGGAAAGTCTGTTTTACAGAGCTCCGATTCCCTCTGCGCTTGTGTTGGAAGAAAATGGCGTATGCGTCAATGTGAATAAGGCCATGGAGAACTGGCTGGGTATAAGCAGTGATCAGGTGAACTCACAACTGACTTTATTAGATATCATGGTGAATCCGAATCCTACTGAATTCAATCTTGTCCATATTGTGCAGCAGCTGAAGACAACTGAAGAAATGTCAATAAGCCGGCGCCTGCAATTCGTGGATCAGCGGGGCGCCGTCAGCACAGCAGACATGTGGATCAGTCTTATAGAGGAAGAAGGGTATGTCATTGTACAATTTGTCCCTTCTCCATCGAATAGTCCAGTAAGCAAGGTACAGAGCTTAGAGCCTGATGATATGGAGCGGGAGCTGCTGGAATATAAATCTCTTTTTAAATACAACCCGCTCGGCGTAGCGTCTTTAGATCTAAATGGTAACCTGATTCGAGTTAATGAAGGCCAGTGTGCGTTGACGGGGCATACCCAGGAGGAGCTGTTATCAGGTCATTTTTCACCCTTAATTGATCCGGACAGTTTACAGAAAACCCACGATCACTTCGCTCAAGCGGCCAAAGGAATTCCCCAGGAATACAATATCAAAATGCTGCATAAATCCGGTCATACCTTCGAAGCTCACGTCATCAATGTGCCTATCATTATGGATGGCCGTGTCGTAGGTGTCTATGGCATTACAGCCGACACAACCGAAAACACCGTCTATTTGAAGCAAATCGAGAATCTGGGTAAACAGCTGGAGTTAATCTTGAATACGGTTAAGGATGCGATCTTCGGTGTGGATTCGGAAGGACGGATATTGTATTTAAATAAAGCAGGTGCGAAGCTGCTGACAATGAACGAGGATGGGGTAATTGGATCTCGGCTGGCGGATTATCTAAACCAGTTTAATGAAAACTACTATCCGTACGACAAGAATCAGATGCCGATCCACAGAGCGATTCTATCAAATGAAGCACACACCTGTGTTCAAGAGGCAGTCTTTGGAAAAGAGGATGGCACCACTTTTATTGCCGAATATCAAGTGCATTCTATTATAGATCAGGAAAAAAAGGGTTCTGTCGTGGTTCTCAGAGATTTGACTTCTATGAACGAAATTATGAAAGCAAAGGATGAGGCGGAACGGGCAGAAAAGGAAAAATCCGAATTCCTATCCATCATGAGCCATGAAATTCGAACACCTATGAACGCCATTATGGGGATGGCTTCTCTGCTTGCAGACACGAATCTTAATGAAGAACAGCTCAGCTATGCGGAGATTATACTTAGCAGCGGTGATTCACTTATTCAAACATTGAATAATATTCTCAGTCTGAGCAAGCTGGAAACTAGCCGGGTAGAGGTACAGCAAACCTCATTTAATTTTCATGATGTGTTAGATGAAGTGACGAATCTCTTCAGTGTACAGGCAAGAAATAAGGGAATCATGCTAACGAAGGAATGTGATCAAAGAATACCGCACAGTATGATCGGTGATGTAGCAAAAATAAGGCAGATTCTCATCAATTTAATCAGCAATGGAGTGAAATTTACGGAATACGGTGAGGTGTCGATCCGAGCTGAATCAGTTCATATCCCTGGCCGCAAGCGAGTACTGTTGATGGTTCAGATTCAGGATACAGGGATCGGCATACCAAAGCACAAGGAACGGCTTCTGTTTCAATCCTTCTCTCAATTAGATCCCAAGATTAGCCGCAATTACGGAGGTACGGGTCTGGGGCTGGCGATAACAAAACGCCTCCTTGAGCTAATGGGAGGCAGCATCAGTGTTCAAAGTATAGAAGGGAAGGGAACGACATTCCAATTTTTACTGGAGCTGGAACATTTCTAA
- a CDS encoding Bcr/CflA family efflux MFS transporter — protein sequence MLHNPTGKERLALAFLLSLLGILGPFNIDMYLPSFPEIGEDLGARASLVQLSLTSCLIGLAVGQIIVGPISDARGRKIPLLISLSLFALSSLFCALAPNISLLIAARFLQGFTAAAGLVISRAVVRDVFDGRELTKFFALLSVINAVAPMVAPMSGGAILLIPSANWQSIFYFLCLFGLFIVLIIGMRLKETLPPEKRMPSSLGHSVKTMGDLFKDKVFMGYALTVGFIHGGSFAYVSGTPFVYQEIYGVSPQVFSVLFGINGIAIIFGSFLIGRFGGIVPERTLLRIGVWVAVSATLLLLITTVLRGPLFLVVICIFIYMITIGIVATSTFTLAMEHQGHRAGSASAVLGLVPLLIGSAVSPLVGIDETTAVPMGAILFVTACLGAFVFTKLTRENKPTDIGKY from the coding sequence ATGCTGCATAATCCAACAGGTAAAGAGCGGTTAGCTTTAGCGTTTTTGTTAAGCTTGCTCGGCATATTAGGACCGTTCAATATCGATATGTACCTTCCCAGCTTCCCCGAGATTGGAGAGGATCTGGGTGCAAGAGCTTCACTTGTTCAGTTAAGCTTAACTTCATGCTTGATTGGTCTCGCTGTAGGTCAAATTATTGTAGGTCCCATTAGTGACGCTCGCGGTCGAAAAATCCCGCTGCTCATTTCACTCAGTTTATTTGCTTTGTCATCGTTATTTTGTGCCCTTGCGCCTAATATTTCTCTGCTGATTGCGGCAAGGTTCCTTCAAGGCTTCACCGCTGCTGCCGGACTTGTAATCTCACGTGCGGTGGTGCGAGACGTGTTTGACGGCAGAGAGCTCACGAAGTTTTTTGCCTTGCTGTCAGTCATTAATGCTGTAGCTCCAATGGTAGCGCCGATGTCTGGGGGAGCTATCCTGCTCATACCGTCAGCAAACTGGCAATCGATCTTTTATTTCCTATGTTTGTTTGGACTCTTTATCGTGCTGATCATCGGGATGCGTCTCAAAGAAACACTGCCTCCGGAGAAGAGGATGCCAAGCTCGCTTGGACATTCCGTGAAGACGATGGGAGACTTGTTTAAGGATAAGGTGTTCATGGGATACGCCCTTACCGTCGGGTTTATTCATGGCGGGAGCTTTGCCTATGTCTCAGGAACCCCATTTGTTTATCAGGAGATCTATGGAGTGTCACCACAAGTATTCAGCGTCCTGTTTGGCATTAACGGGATTGCCATCATCTTCGGAAGCTTTCTGATTGGTCGTTTTGGCGGTATTGTTCCTGAACGAACACTGCTCAGAATTGGGGTATGGGTAGCCGTTAGTGCTACACTCCTGCTCTTAATTACAACCGTACTGCGCGGACCTTTATTCCTCGTTGTGATATGTATCTTCATCTATATGATTACCATCGGAATTGTCGCGACAAGTACTTTCACGCTGGCAATGGAGCATCAAGGACATCGGGCTGGAAGCGCCAGCGCGGTATTAGGTTTAGTACCACTGCTGATCGGTTCTGCCGTTTCTCCTCTCGTCGGTATTGACGAAACAACCGCAGTGCCCATGGGAGCTATTTTATTCGTTACAGCCTGCTTGGGAGCATTCGTATTTACGAAACTGACCCGTGAGAATAAGCCAACTGATATTGGCAAATATTAA
- a CDS encoding ABC transporter substrate-binding protein gives MRPSLKKKRFAALLLTSSLLLAAGCGSSTGSDAPESTDEDGPITFTFFGADASPNWNRMEDAVGKKITEMTGVTINAEFDISSGGGNDRISLMAASGEYPDLIFPKGNLSRLVEAGAMLDLTDLIEEHGPNIKKAYGEHFNRLKYSNEDPSIYWLPTNGAIDQTYFDATNGVAIQHRVAKELGYPEIKTIEDYEKVIREYYELHPTTEDGQPTIPLTLSADGWRRMITVTDPAVMATGGPGDGEYFIDPETYEAQLHYKRPEEKEYFRWLNKLWNDGLIDKESFVQKDDQYKAKIASGRVLSLFDPNWGFSDAENALKSSGMDENTYGFYPVTLDESFKRADFQPMGFDGYGIGITVDAKDPVRAIKFLDWLSSEEGQILRNWGIEGEHYVVEDGVRKIPTDIQDRKNNDNSNFTKETGIGLYNIFGAHYGDGVKDSTDNYYTTNFPEQIQMGYSEAEKEVLAGYGISTWKELFPSEDEFAVKEWGAAYNMPIPTDSGNYNVIYQKTQDIIQKRIPEAIIAAPDQFDAIYDNMLAELDKEGAVEMEQQYTGWIKDRVRLWTGQEID, from the coding sequence ATGAGACCTAGTTTGAAGAAAAAGAGATTCGCCGCTTTGTTACTCACAAGCTCCTTACTCCTGGCTGCTGGATGCGGCAGCTCCACAGGGAGTGATGCACCCGAGAGTACAGATGAAGATGGGCCGATTACATTCACATTCTTCGGTGCAGATGCCAGTCCCAATTGGAACAGAATGGAGGATGCTGTAGGCAAGAAGATTACGGAAATGACGGGTGTAACCATTAATGCAGAGTTTGATATCTCCAGCGGAGGCGGAAATGACCGGATTTCACTCATGGCTGCAAGCGGCGAATATCCTGATTTAATTTTTCCTAAAGGGAACTTATCCAGACTGGTAGAAGCTGGAGCTATGCTCGATCTTACAGACTTAATTGAAGAACATGGACCAAACATCAAGAAAGCTTATGGTGAGCATTTCAATCGATTAAAATACAGCAATGAGGATCCATCGATATATTGGCTTCCAACCAATGGTGCTATTGACCAAACGTATTTCGATGCCACAAACGGGGTAGCCATTCAACACCGTGTTGCCAAAGAGCTTGGGTATCCCGAGATCAAGACCATAGAGGATTACGAAAAAGTAATTCGAGAGTATTATGAGCTGCATCCAACTACAGAAGACGGTCAGCCGACGATCCCGCTCACACTGAGCGCAGATGGATGGCGGAGAATGATTACGGTAACGGACCCTGCAGTAATGGCTACAGGCGGTCCAGGGGATGGGGAGTATTTCATTGATCCCGAGACTTATGAAGCGCAGCTTCATTACAAGCGTCCCGAAGAGAAAGAATATTTCCGTTGGTTAAACAAATTGTGGAACGATGGTTTAATAGATAAAGAAAGCTTTGTTCAGAAGGATGATCAGTATAAGGCCAAAATTGCAAGTGGTCGTGTGCTATCCCTGTTCGATCCAAACTGGGGATTCAGTGATGCAGAGAACGCGCTCAAAAGCTCGGGCATGGACGAAAACACGTATGGATTCTATCCAGTTACCTTGGATGAGTCCTTCAAGCGCGCAGACTTTCAGCCAATGGGCTTCGATGGATATGGTATTGGTATAACGGTGGATGCGAAGGATCCAGTTCGTGCTATCAAGTTCTTAGACTGGCTGTCCTCTGAGGAAGGGCAAATTTTAAGAAACTGGGGTATCGAAGGCGAGCATTATGTTGTAGAGGATGGGGTCCGGAAGATTCCGACAGACATTCAAGATCGAAAAAACAACGATAACAGTAACTTTACCAAAGAAACAGGGATTGGTCTCTACAACATATTTGGAGCACATTATGGTGACGGCGTGAAGGATTCGACGGATAACTACTACACAACTAATTTCCCGGAGCAGATTCAAATGGGGTATTCAGAGGCTGAGAAGGAAGTGCTTGCAGGCTACGGAATCAGCACCTGGAAGGAACTATTCCCATCCGAAGATGAATTCGCAGTTAAAGAGTGGGGAGCTGCATACAATATGCCAATCCCGACCGACAGCGGAAATTACAATGTTATCTACCAAAAAACGCAGGACATTATTCAGAAGCGCATTCCTGAAGCAATTATTGCAGCTCCGGATCAATTTGATGCCATCTATGACAATATGCTTGCTGAGCTGGATAAAGAAGGCGCAGTAGAAATGGAGCAGCAATATACGGGATGGATTAAAGATCGAGTGAGATTGTGGACCGGTCAGGAAATAGATTAA
- a CDS encoding AraC family transcriptional regulator, which yields MNKVQLNWFTLDEEFPFFIQYGGHDEDTTLHRHNEFSELVIVLQGHANHIVNNEVSFIKKGHVFVINGETVHGYKDPQDFRICNIMYKADLLTYIGSDLNASKGYQALFVLEPLYRNIQSNASKLYMSLTNLDYVTSILTTMIDEYENKQQGYKTMLISRFMELVVHLSRHYENNDTDTGGHVMHLAAAVSYIEDHYLEPITLEEVAAHADVSVRHLNRIFKSYYQTSPMAYLQRLRLERACQLLRLTRLPITEISYQSGFNDSNYFARQFKKAYGFSPKAFRQSDSS from the coding sequence GTGAATAAGGTACAATTAAACTGGTTTACACTGGATGAAGAGTTTCCGTTCTTTATTCAATATGGCGGTCATGATGAGGATACGACCTTGCATAGACATAACGAATTCTCAGAACTGGTCATCGTTCTTCAAGGGCATGCAAACCATATCGTTAATAATGAAGTATCCTTTATCAAGAAAGGGCATGTATTTGTCATTAACGGCGAGACCGTTCATGGGTACAAGGATCCTCAGGATTTTAGAATCTGCAACATTATGTACAAGGCTGATTTGTTGACCTACATAGGCTCTGATCTAAATGCTTCAAAAGGTTATCAAGCACTATTTGTGCTTGAGCCGCTCTATCGGAACATTCAGTCGAATGCTAGCAAGCTTTATATGTCACTCACTAACTTGGACTATGTCACCTCCATTCTGACTACCATGATTGATGAATATGAGAACAAGCAGCAGGGCTATAAAACAATGCTCATCTCCCGATTTATGGAGCTGGTTGTGCACTTGTCCCGCCACTATGAGAATAATGATACCGATACGGGTGGCCATGTCATGCACCTGGCTGCAGCGGTTTCCTACATCGAAGATCATTACTTGGAGCCGATCACACTTGAAGAGGTTGCAGCGCATGCCGATGTCTCTGTGAGGCATCTGAACCGGATCTTCAAATCCTATTACCAAACCTCACCGATGGCGTATCTACAGCGTCTCCGATTAGAGCGGGCCTGTCAGTTGTTGAGATTGACCCGGCTCCCCATTACGGAAATTTCATATCAATCCGGATTCAATGACAGTAATTATTTTGCGAGACAATTTAAAAAAGCATATGGCTTCTCCCCCAAAGCATTCAGGCAAAGTGATTCATCCTGA
- a CDS encoding glycoside hydrolase family 43 protein produces the protein MQYTNPVIPGFYPDPSICRVGEDYYLVTSSFQYFPGVPIFHSIDLVNWEQIGHVLTTEQQLPLTNVPSSCGIFAPTIRYHEGWFYMVTTNVGGIGNFYVKTQNPAGTWSDPIRVAQDGIDPSLLFDEDGSVYFQSTRSGDQGDGVYQCEIDIETGDMLTDSRLIWTGTGGAYPEAPHLYRIGDYYYLMLAEGGTEYGHMETIARSKQPYGPFEACPHNPILSHRSLKSSIHATGHADIIEAHDGSWWAVFLGIRPASYPMRHHLGREVFLAPVTWTEDQWPIIGNGGRVEPVMDAPQFIGNPLPKKPIRDDFDQAELGVDWTFLRNPRPDSWSLTERAGYLALRGDSVTLGDIGSPAYIGRRLSHFKSRVTTSVEFEPAVDGDEAGLTVYMNEKYHYELAIASVNGCKKIIFRRTAGSLKVEEHYDCPSGPVQLEVQTDREYFTFSFRDSAGFVSVTAGTAETAFLSTEVASGFTGVMIAMFAASPAGDAVPSYFDWYEYEPQDE, from the coding sequence ATGCAGTACACAAACCCTGTTATTCCCGGATTTTATCCGGATCCCAGCATTTGCAGAGTGGGTGAAGACTATTATTTGGTTACCAGCTCTTTTCAATACTTTCCAGGTGTACCAATATTTCATAGTATCGATCTCGTGAATTGGGAGCAGATTGGACATGTACTTACAACAGAACAGCAGCTTCCCTTAACGAATGTACCGAGCTCATGTGGCATCTTTGCTCCTACAATCCGATACCATGAAGGCTGGTTCTATATGGTAACGACAAACGTAGGGGGCATCGGCAATTTCTATGTGAAGACACAGAATCCGGCAGGAACATGGTCTGACCCGATACGTGTAGCACAGGATGGAATTGATCCTTCCCTTTTGTTTGATGAGGATGGTAGTGTCTACTTTCAGTCAACCCGTTCCGGAGATCAAGGGGATGGAGTTTATCAATGTGAGATTGACATAGAAACCGGCGACATGCTGACAGACAGTCGTCTGATCTGGACGGGAACAGGAGGCGCATACCCGGAAGCCCCTCATTTGTACCGGATAGGGGATTACTATTATTTGATGCTGGCCGAGGGGGGAACCGAGTACGGGCATATGGAGACCATAGCGAGAAGCAAACAGCCTTACGGGCCATTCGAAGCTTGTCCCCATAATCCCATTCTGTCCCATCGTAGCCTGAAGAGCAGCATTCACGCTACAGGCCATGCTGATATCATTGAAGCTCATGACGGCAGCTGGTGGGCTGTATTTTTGGGTATCAGGCCGGCTTCTTACCCGATGAGGCACCATTTGGGAAGAGAGGTATTCCTAGCACCTGTGACTTGGACCGAGGATCAATGGCCAATCATTGGTAATGGAGGACGAGTTGAGCCTGTTATGGATGCACCACAATTTATAGGGAATCCGCTGCCAAAGAAACCTATTAGAGATGACTTTGACCAGGCTGAGCTTGGAGTAGATTGGACGTTTCTGCGTAATCCGAGACCGGATAGCTGGTCATTGACAGAGCGGGCAGGTTATCTAGCGCTCCGAGGAGATTCCGTTACACTCGGTGATATCGGATCTCCGGCATACATAGGACGCAGGCTAAGTCATTTTAAGAGCAGAGTAACGACTTCGGTTGAATTTGAGCCTGCGGTCGATGGTGACGAGGCAGGACTTACCGTATATATGAATGAGAAATACCATTATGAACTGGCGATCGCTTCTGTGAATGGATGCAAGAAGATTATATTCAGAAGAACCGCAGGTTCCTTGAAAGTCGAAGAGCATTATGACTGCCCTTCAGGACCAGTTCAGCTGGAGGTTCAAACCGACCGAGAATACTTCACCTTCTCATTTCGTGATTCGGCTGGTTTTGTATCGGTTACAGCTGGAACGGCGGAGACGGCCTTCCTGTCTACAGAAGTTGCCAGCGGTTTTACGGGGGTTATGATTGCGATGTTCGCGGCAAGTCCTGCTGGTGATGCTGTGCCTTCCTATTTCGATTGGTATGAGTATGAACCTCAAGATGAATAG
- a CDS encoding GNAT family N-acetyltransferase — MLLREIEERDNKPVEDLIRTCLIEFGANKPGTAWTDPNLGDFYHLYNKEGSKYWVVEKDSKIIAGCGIGPISGFPHICELQKMYAFKEARGTGAARQLLEVALDYARLHYSECYLETFNSMSAANRFYQKNGFVALTKPLMDTEHFACDAWYIRSL, encoded by the coding sequence ATGTTATTAAGAGAGATCGAAGAAAGAGATAATAAGCCAGTTGAAGATTTAATCAGAACCTGTCTAATTGAATTTGGAGCGAATAAGCCGGGAACGGCATGGACAGATCCGAATTTGGGAGATTTCTATCATCTATACAACAAAGAAGGCTCTAAATATTGGGTTGTCGAGAAGGATTCCAAGATCATAGCGGGCTGTGGTATCGGACCCATCAGTGGATTCCCACATATATGCGAGCTGCAGAAAATGTATGCCTTCAAAGAAGCACGCGGTACGGGAGCAGCAAGACAGCTGCTGGAGGTCGCTTTGGATTATGCCCGATTGCACTACAGTGAATGTTACCTCGAAACGTTTAACAGCATGTCTGCGGCTAATCGATTCTACCAGAAGAATGGATTTGTGGCTTTAACGAAGCCTCTGATGGATACGGAGCATTTCGCATGCGATGCATGGTATATCAGATCACTGTAA
- a CDS encoding (2Fe-2S)-binding protein: MMGNEMIEWSCTINGSNVQLTVPATERLVTILRDRLQLTGTKIACEIGRCGACMVLMNDEPVNSCLLMAYQCDHQQIVTIEGLAPSNDDELHPIQQAFIDEGGFQCGYCTPGMILTTKTLLDAHPEPSLEQIEKALCGNLCRCTGYGGIVRAVQQAACTSAVKPVQE, translated from the coding sequence ATGATGGGAAATGAAATGATCGAATGGAGCTGTACGATAAATGGTAGTAATGTTCAGCTGACGGTTCCGGCTACCGAGAGACTGGTGACGATCCTTCGGGATCGTCTTCAGCTGACAGGTACGAAAATAGCCTGTGAGATTGGCCGCTGTGGAGCCTGCATGGTGCTAATGAATGATGAGCCGGTAAACTCCTGTCTGCTTATGGCTTATCAATGTGATCATCAGCAGATCGTTACGATTGAAGGTCTCGCACCTTCTAATGATGATGAGCTTCATCCCATACAGCAGGCTTTTATTGATGAAGGCGGATTCCAGTGCGGATATTGCACACCAGGCATGATATTGACGACCAAAACATTGCTGGATGCTCATCCTGAACCGAGCCTGGAGCAGATTGAGAAGGCACTTTGCGGTAACTTATGCCGCTGTACTGGATACGGGGGAATTGTTCGCGCTGTACAGCAAGCAGCCTGTACGAGTGCGGTGAAGCCTGTGCAGGAATAA
- the pucD gene encoding xanthine dehydrogenase subunit D, with amino-acid sequence MRLNKENSGKRWYTRPDGKEKVTGTLQYLTDKSLPGMLYGRVLRSIHPYARIISVDTAAAEGLPGVQAVLTHKDVPGMNAFGIATPDQPVFCDEFVRYTGDAVAAVAADTLEIAEAALKLIKVEYEVLSPLSSPEAALAPDAPKLHPHGNILHRTEVKRGNAEAAWIETEHIIRETYYTPRQMHTYMETEGGLFVPEENGRLSVYAPTQHGYKDRMQLSRILNMEEEMIRVVSSPIGGSFGGKDELNVQPYGALLALRTKRPVKIHNSRKESVRAGLKRHPMKIEMETGFTKEGMITAHRVRITADTGAYATLGAPVLNFATEHSMGPYSIPHVDVEGLSVYTNNGVSGEFRGFGGNQAIFAMEGQMDRAAAQLGIDPWELRRRNLRSNGDPGPLGQQILVTNGLQEVWEAVHHSDLWIQEERTELPPWIRKGKGAAIAMHGAGLGYGIPDPAGGRLRLNEEGKIEAAFSYEEFGQGLVSTLEIMLCELFNCVREDLEIVIGDTDRVPHSGSSTASRSTTMAWMALQRLKTPFRDKITLLASQATGIPAHELVTGPGGIWRRSQESREDQYRVLSFQAITQLASAEELTFDTKFDYPTTPDEVVGGHYLYTYAAVMAEVEVNTLSGQVKVDDIRHVVAAGPVMNPMGYVGQIEGGSGMALGFTLMEDSLMENSEYMTTNLDTYLIPTIQDMQKRLDVEAIEHLPENDPFGPRGIGEIGSVALAPAIVSAIYQATGVWLNKLPVQREQLIKPVFSDKKEGVQPS; translated from the coding sequence ATGCGGCTAAACAAGGAAAACAGCGGAAAGAGATGGTATACCCGTCCAGACGGCAAAGAAAAAGTAACCGGAACACTTCAATATTTAACCGATAAATCACTTCCCGGCATGTTATATGGAAGGGTACTTCGAAGCATCCATCCCTATGCGAGGATCATTAGTGTAGATACAGCGGCTGCTGAAGGTCTTCCTGGTGTGCAAGCCGTGCTTACCCATAAGGATGTTCCAGGGATGAATGCCTTCGGCATCGCTACCCCTGATCAGCCTGTCTTCTGTGATGAATTTGTTCGCTACACAGGAGACGCAGTCGCAGCAGTAGCTGCAGACACGCTGGAAATAGCGGAAGCTGCCCTTAAGCTGATCAAGGTCGAATATGAGGTGCTGTCACCACTCAGCTCCCCAGAAGCAGCGCTTGCTCCAGATGCGCCTAAGCTCCACCCGCATGGCAATATTTTGCATCGTACAGAAGTGAAGAGAGGGAATGCAGAAGCTGCATGGATAGAAACAGAGCATATCATCAGAGAGACATACTATACGCCTCGTCAAATGCACACTTATATGGAAACAGAAGGAGGACTGTTCGTTCCGGAAGAGAACGGCAGACTCAGTGTGTACGCACCGACCCAGCATGGATACAAGGACAGAATGCAGCTATCCCGTATTTTAAACATGGAAGAGGAAATGATTCGGGTTGTCTCGAGCCCTATAGGCGGATCGTTTGGAGGAAAGGATGAGCTGAATGTTCAGCCCTACGGTGCGCTGCTCGCCCTGAGAACTAAACGTCCAGTCAAAATTCATAATTCTCGCAAAGAGTCTGTACGTGCCGGGTTGAAACGGCATCCGATGAAGATTGAGATGGAGACCGGTTTTACGAAAGAAGGGATGATAACCGCTCATCGTGTAAGGATTACCGCCGATACAGGAGCTTATGCCACGCTTGGCGCGCCTGTATTGAACTTTGCGACAGAGCATTCCATGGGTCCTTATTCCATTCCACATGTAGATGTGGAAGGGCTATCGGTCTATACCAATAATGGAGTTTCTGGCGAGTTCAGAGGGTTTGGCGGAAATCAGGCAATCTTTGCTATGGAAGGGCAGATGGATCGGGCTGCTGCACAGCTAGGAATAGATCCTTGGGAGCTAAGAAGACGGAACCTCAGAAGTAACGGTGATCCGGGACCACTTGGTCAGCAAATTTTGGTTACAAACGGGCTGCAGGAAGTATGGGAAGCCGTTCATCATTCAGATCTATGGATACAAGAGGAGCGTACCGAGCTTCCACCTTGGATTCGTAAAGGGAAGGGTGCTGCGATAGCAATGCACGGTGCGGGTCTTGGTTATGGCATACCTGATCCTGCCGGCGGCAGATTGCGGCTGAATGAGGAGGGGAAGATTGAGGCGGCCTTCAGCTACGAGGAATTTGGGCAGGGACTCGTATCGACCCTCGAAATTATGCTGTGTGAGCTGTTTAACTGTGTCCGGGAGGATCTTGAGATCGTAATAGGGGATACGGATCGTGTACCGCACAGCGGTTCCAGTACAGCTTCCCGGTCAACCACAATGGCTTGGATGGCATTGCAGCGGTTAAAGACACCATTCCGAGACAAGATAACTCTTCTCGCCAGCCAGGCGACCGGGATTCCTGCACACGAGCTTGTCACCGGACCAGGGGGAATTTGGCGCAGGAGCCAGGAGAGTAGAGAGGATCAATACAGGGTTCTGTCATTTCAAGCAATTACACAGCTAGCGTCAGCTGAAGAGCTTACCTTTGATACCAAATTTGATTACCCCACAACCCCCGATGAAGTCGTTGGTGGACATTATTTATATACCTATGCCGCGGTAATGGCAGAGGTTGAGGTGAATACCTTGTCAGGTCAAGTGAAGGTTGATGACATCAGACATGTCGTAGCAGCGGGACCAGTGATGAACCCCATGGGATATGTCGGCCAGATTGAAGGGGGCAGCGGAATGGCCCTCGGGTTTACGCTGATGGAAGATTCCCTCATGGAGAATAGTGAATACATGACAACAAATCTGGACACGTATCTTATTCCAACTATTCAAGATATGCAAAAAAGACTGGATGTAGAGGCGATTGAACATTTGCCGGAGAATGATCCATTCGGACCCAGGGGCATAGGAGAGATCGGATCCGTTGCTCTGGCTCCTGCTATTGTCAGTGCGATATACCAGGCAACCGGAGTCTGGCTTAATAAGCTGCCTGTTCAGAGAGAGCAGCTGATCAAGCCCGTTTTCAGTGACAAGAAGGAAGGGGTGCAGCCATCATGA